The following are from one region of the Halobacteriovorax vibrionivorans genome:
- a CDS encoding mechanosensitive ion channel family protein has product MNELLNEANIEKVTKLMAEYGFILVKVIIVLVVGLKLISYIEKFFQKVLTKKKVDVSIRKFIVTIISITLKVGLLISVVGMVGIKTTSFVALLGAAGLAVGMSLKDALGNLAGGVLILFFKPFRVGDFIEGQGYSGKVREIGLFCTSLNTPDNKRVILPNGGLSSGSIVNYSAEDVRRVDLVFGIGYDDDIKKAKEILNKLVNDHPLTLDDPAPVVAVLALADSSINFAVRPWVKSADYWTVHFELHEQVKLTFDSEGISIPFPQRDVHLYQESK; this is encoded by the coding sequence ATGAACGAATTATTAAATGAAGCAAATATTGAAAAGGTAACAAAGCTAATGGCCGAATATGGGTTTATCCTTGTTAAGGTCATCATTGTACTTGTCGTTGGTTTAAAACTTATAAGCTATATTGAGAAGTTTTTCCAAAAGGTTTTAACTAAAAAGAAAGTTGATGTTTCAATTAGAAAGTTTATCGTAACAATCATTAGCATTACCTTAAAGGTAGGTCTTTTAATCTCAGTCGTAGGTATGGTTGGTATTAAGACGACAAGCTTTGTTGCTCTACTCGGTGCCGCTGGTCTTGCTGTCGGTATGTCTCTTAAAGATGCTCTAGGAAATCTTGCTGGTGGCGTTCTCATCCTTTTCTTTAAGCCCTTTAGAGTTGGTGACTTTATCGAAGGCCAAGGTTATTCGGGGAAAGTTAGAGAGATTGGATTATTTTGTACGAGTCTAAACACACCAGATAATAAGCGAGTAATCCTTCCAAATGGTGGCCTATCATCAGGAAGTATTGTTAACTACTCTGCTGAAGATGTGCGAAGAGTGGATCTTGTTTTTGGGATTGGCTATGATGACGACATTAAGAAGGCCAAGGAAATACTTAATAAATTAGTTAATGATCACCCTCTAACTCTAGATGATCCTGCACCAGTAGTTGCTGTCCTAGCACTTGCAGATAGCTCTATTAACTTTGCGGTTAGACCTTGGGTTAAATCAGCTGATTATTGGACTGTTCACTTTGAGCTACACGAACAAGTTAAATTAACTTTTGATAGCGAAGGAATTTCAATACCATTTCCTCAAAGAGATGTTCACTTATATCAAGAAAGTAAGTAA
- a CDS encoding DUF2288 domain-containing protein — MSDENNQNLLERLTSEIDDARWDILKPHHEREALFMINDELELPAVGYTMASDQVEYIKKWLADGQMYRPTDEQIELWEKNNTEFKYLIVQPYVLVKIKKEGLV; from the coding sequence ATGAGCGATGAGAATAATCAAAACTTATTAGAAAGACTGACAAGTGAAATTGATGACGCAAGATGGGACATCTTAAAACCTCACCATGAAAGAGAGGCCCTCTTTATGATTAATGATGAACTTGAACTACCAGCTGTCGGATACACAATGGCATCTGATCAAGTTGAGTATATTAAAAAGTGGTTGGCTGATGGCCAAATGTATCGCCCAACTGACGAGCAAATTGAACTTTGGGAAAAGAATAATACAGAGTTTAAATATTTAATTGTTCAACCATATGTTCTAGTTAAGATAAAAAAAGAAGGACTGGTCTAA
- a CDS encoding O-methyltransferase, whose protein sequence is MENLELVEEYCLKKSNTPSELCVQLGDYTKDKHPLGHMISGELVASLLGFFINLNEYKNILDIGTFTGYSALSMAEFLPEDGKVITIDKNKKINTFAKSYWDKSPHGKKIEALFGDANQVLESLTDQSFDLVFIDADKGSYKNYLEFALKLLSTKGVIVVDNVLRAGRVATDDMPSEDKSVNAIAEFNDYVESRDDLFKTMLPIRDGLYLIQRK, encoded by the coding sequence ATGGAAAATTTAGAATTAGTTGAAGAATATTGCTTAAAGAAATCAAATACTCCAAGTGAGCTATGTGTTCAACTTGGAGATTATACAAAGGATAAGCATCCTCTTGGCCACATGATCTCTGGTGAATTGGTTGCTTCACTTTTGGGCTTCTTCATTAACCTTAATGAATATAAGAACATTCTTGATATTGGTACTTTTACTGGTTACTCAGCTCTTTCGATGGCCGAGTTCTTACCAGAAGACGGTAAAGTGATAACTATTGATAAGAATAAAAAAATAAATACTTTTGCAAAATCTTATTGGGATAAAAGTCCACATGGTAAAAAAATTGAAGCTTTATTTGGTGATGCAAACCAGGTGCTAGAAAGTTTAACTGATCAAAGCTTTGATTTAGTTTTTATCGATGCAGATAAAGGAAGCTATAAGAATTATCTTGAATTTGCTCTTAAGCTACTTTCTACAAAGGGCGTTATCGTGGTTGATAATGTTTTACGAGCAGGACGTGTTGCAACTGATGATATGCCAAGTGAGGATAAGTCAGTAAATGCAATCGCTGAGTTCAATGACTACGTTGAATCTCGAGATGATCTTTTTAAAACAATGCTTCCAATAAGAGATGGACTTTATTTAATTCAAAGAAAGTAA
- a CDS encoding DUF481 domain-containing protein, translated as MFKIVYAFLISTILSSSAFAQFTSEDELTFITSGGNTNNKTYEFATRNSYKWPKNKFTLNGSYSRGESDGVLDDDNWTALLRFDHDLNSRLDIFVADFFESDQFKGFWARNNIDIGLQYKLVDEEKLKVLIEAGYRYTRENFVQDEPDNHEHKLRLYSEVSYIYTKGIEAKYWVEYIPSLENSENYIVKMEPSLLTLINKTFTLKSAVLWEYENEPVEGRDQHDYKTTLSLIAKF; from the coding sequence ATGTTTAAAATAGTTTACGCTTTTCTAATTTCTACAATCTTATCTTCGAGCGCATTTGCGCAATTCACTTCGGAAGATGAGCTGACATTTATCACTTCAGGTGGAAATACAAATAATAAGACTTATGAATTTGCCACTCGAAATTCTTATAAATGGCCAAAGAATAAGTTCACACTTAATGGATCATACTCACGTGGAGAATCCGATGGTGTTTTAGATGATGATAATTGGACCGCTCTTTTAAGATTTGATCACGACCTAAATTCTCGCCTTGATATCTTTGTTGCAGACTTTTTTGAGTCTGATCAATTCAAAGGTTTTTGGGCCAGAAATAACATCGATATTGGTCTTCAATATAAATTAGTCGATGAAGAGAAACTAAAGGTCTTAATTGAAGCAGGTTATCGTTATACTCGCGAAAACTTTGTTCAAGACGAACCAGATAATCATGAGCATAAACTGCGTTTATATTCTGAAGTTAGCTATATCTACACTAAAGGAATTGAAGCAAAGTACTGGGTAGAATATATTCCAAGTTTAGAAAATAGTGAAAACTATATTGTAAAAATGGAACCATCACTACTAACACTAATCAATAAAACATTTACATTAAAATCAGCTGTACTATGGGAATATGAGAATGAGCCAGTAGAAGGTCGCGATCAGCATGACTATAAGACAACACTTAGTCTGATTGCAAAGTTCTAG
- a CDS encoding RNA polymerase sigma factor, translating to MNDLKKLIILSQNGDQEAYRIFLEAISHIVKKIVSVKVFNESHRDDICQEILMSIHHSLPTYSPERPVTPWVNCIIERRIIDYIRKYSKLKEREEEFQEDVTNPQDLTNTGIDSIEKLIINEQLSVLINKYLTEELKRPLLMAKIEGHQTKEVAETLGITESAARTRISRAMAKLKKVVK from the coding sequence GTGAATGATTTAAAAAAACTCATTATATTGTCACAAAATGGTGATCAGGAGGCTTACCGCATCTTTCTTGAGGCCATTTCACATATTGTGAAAAAGATCGTCTCAGTGAAAGTTTTTAACGAGTCTCATCGAGATGATATATGCCAAGAAATACTAATGAGTATTCATCATTCACTACCGACGTACTCACCCGAACGACCGGTGACGCCATGGGTAAATTGTATCATTGAACGAAGAATTATTGACTATATCCGTAAGTACTCAAAATTAAAAGAAAGAGAAGAAGAGTTTCAGGAAGATGTCACAAATCCTCAAGATCTTACGAATACAGGAATAGATAGTATTGAAAAATTGATTATTAACGAACAATTATCAGTACTCATAAACAAGTATTTAACTGAGGAGTTGAAGCGGCCATTGCTCATGGCAAAAATTGAGGGCCATCAAACAAAAGAGGTGGCCGAAACTTTAGGGATCACTGAGTCAGCTGCTAGAACGAGAATATCTCGCGCTATGGCAAAACTTAAGAAAGTCGTAAAGTAG
- a CDS encoding MATE family efflux transporter: protein MEGRDLTQGSVIKSLFKLSVPIVMANFLQTAYQLTDTFWVGRLGTNAIASLSLSFPILFLLISMGAGFAVSGTILVAQYTGQRNTPMVSKVCLHTLIIILATSALLAGIAYAVIPYVIEAMTPTVEIQKITTSYLRISFIGLIFSYLYMMFQSLYRGVGDVKTPFYIVLFSVILNFIIDPILIMGWGPVPAYGVDGAAFATICTQGLSAIIALYLLAKGKGGIKINFKKIDFDFTLAKKIINLGFPASAEQSSRALAMTIMTFLIATFGDVVLAAYGIGIRVLTLMIIPSLGFAMATSTLVGQNIGAGKIERTKEVTSKALWVIFIVLTIAGIGFFIFAEQTLQIFVPGEFAVIKEGAVFIRVIALTFGLIGVQQVCSGAMRGGGSPMISMMVAIISLWVIRFPVAYLLSKHTQLAQVGIYFSFVVGNILGAAMAITIIKKNRWIKNLTDVFTPQENKVMEEVIKDDIGYE from the coding sequence GTGGAAGGAAGAGATCTTACACAAGGATCTGTCATCAAATCTTTATTTAAGTTGTCAGTTCCAATTGTTATGGCAAATTTTTTACAAACGGCCTATCAGTTGACTGATACATTTTGGGTGGGTCGCTTAGGGACAAATGCTATAGCCTCACTTTCACTTTCATTTCCAATTTTATTTCTATTAATTTCTATGGGAGCAGGCTTTGCTGTTAGTGGAACGATTTTAGTTGCTCAGTACACAGGCCAAAGAAATACACCGATGGTTTCTAAGGTATGTCTTCATACCTTAATTATTATACTCGCTACATCAGCTCTACTTGCTGGGATTGCTTATGCAGTTATTCCTTATGTTATTGAGGCGATGACACCAACGGTAGAGATTCAAAAGATTACAACATCATATCTTAGAATATCATTCATAGGTCTTATATTTAGTTATCTTTATATGATGTTCCAGTCTCTTTATCGTGGTGTTGGAGATGTGAAGACTCCTTTTTATATTGTTCTCTTCTCTGTCATCTTAAACTTTATAATTGATCCGATTTTAATTATGGGATGGGGCCCCGTTCCTGCATATGGTGTTGATGGAGCTGCTTTTGCAACTATTTGCACGCAGGGGCTTTCTGCTATTATCGCCTTATATCTTTTAGCAAAAGGAAAAGGTGGAATAAAAATTAATTTTAAAAAGATTGATTTTGATTTCACTCTTGCTAAGAAAATTATTAATCTAGGTTTCCCTGCTTCTGCTGAACAATCTTCACGTGCACTGGCCATGACAATTATGACTTTCCTTATCGCTACTTTTGGAGATGTCGTTCTCGCTGCATATGGAATTGGAATTCGTGTATTAACTTTAATGATTATTCCTAGTCTTGGCTTTGCCATGGCAACATCAACTTTAGTAGGACAAAATATTGGAGCAGGAAAGATAGAGAGAACAAAAGAAGTTACCAGTAAAGCATTATGGGTCATCTTTATTGTTCTAACCATTGCTGGAATTGGATTCTTTATCTTTGCAGAGCAAACATTGCAAATCTTTGTCCCTGGAGAATTTGCCGTCATTAAAGAAGGCGCAGTATTTATTCGCGTTATAGCTCTAACTTTTGGACTCATAGGTGTTCAACAAGTATGTTCCGGTGCCATGAGAGGTGGGGGAAGTCCAATGATCTCGATGATGGTGGCCATCATTTCATTATGGGTAATCAGATTTCCTGTTGCTTATCTTCTTTCAAAACATACTCAATTAGCTCAAGTTGGAATTTATTTCTCATTTGTCGTTGGAAATATTCTAGGTGCGGCAATGGCAATTACAATTATCAAGAAGAATAGATGGATAAAGAACCTAACTGATGTCTTTACACCTCAAGAAAATAAGGTGATGGAAGAGGTTATTAAAGACGATATAGGCTATGAGTAG
- a CDS encoding RluA family pseudouridine synthase — protein MKKKIQVLFEDEHYIAATKPSDLLVHPFKARSQDRRSLLRSLKKQTDLYLFPIHRLDKPVSGVVLFAKSKEATRLMKEQWNSENVSKHYIAMVKGVTETEGVYDFPIKTDKGLQEAKTSFKTLTSNDEYSLVDIEIFTGRQHQIRKHFSRRMHNLVGDTKYGHSSINNIFRKDYKFYRIFLHSYQLRFIHPFTKEEVIISSPVTEDCIHIANDLFQFDLTNIGNEAKEN, from the coding sequence GTGAAAAAGAAAATCCAAGTTCTATTTGAAGATGAGCACTATATTGCGGCCACGAAACCAAGTGATCTGCTAGTACATCCTTTTAAGGCGAGAAGCCAGGATCGTCGCAGCCTTCTTAGATCACTCAAGAAGCAGACCGATCTCTACCTCTTTCCAATTCACAGACTCGACAAGCCAGTATCTGGAGTCGTTCTCTTTGCAAAGAGTAAGGAAGCGACTCGGCTGATGAAAGAACAATGGAATAGTGAGAATGTTTCAAAACACTATATTGCAATGGTAAAGGGAGTTACTGAGACTGAAGGTGTCTATGACTTCCCCATTAAAACAGACAAGGGACTACAAGAGGCCAAGACTTCATTTAAAACTCTTACATCAAATGATGAGTATAGCTTAGTTGATATTGAGATATTCACAGGTCGCCAGCATCAGATTCGAAAACACTTTTCAAGAAGAATGCACAATCTTGTAGGTGATACGAAATACGGACATTCTTCGATTAATAATATCTTTAGAAAGGATTATAAATTCTATCGAATCTTTCTCCATTCTTATCAGCTTAGATTTATCCATCCCTTCACAAAAGAAGAAGTCATAATCTCATCTCCAGTAACTGAGGATTGTATACATATTGCTAATGATTTATTTCAATTCGATCTTACTAATATAGGAAATGAAGCCAAAGAAAATTGA
- a CDS encoding HvfC/BufC N-terminal domain-containing protein, giving the protein MNNSKFQNDFLKGVITKDISKDILEEMIPIGELSSSQVMEVYQNDYRARLQEVLGDNYEACWFVLGDEDFLSYSYEYVEANPSSFTNLLHYGDDFPEFLAEKANDVSFIKDLAEFERAFWHLFHQKDCLLSFDPQKYGEAIFEQRLKLVPNSYFLFESDVELSQLWQMRKGDVDKSFNEIQNKEYTLLYKNHERVQIQILSEGLYLLLRNLEKSQTILEAVEGIEEEKLSDPAIWSIFFGFISYISKIELK; this is encoded by the coding sequence ATGAACAACAGTAAATTTCAAAATGACTTTTTAAAAGGTGTTATTACAAAGGATATTTCAAAAGATATTCTCGAAGAGATGATACCAATAGGAGAGTTATCGAGTTCTCAAGTGATGGAAGTCTATCAAAATGATTATCGTGCTCGCTTACAGGAAGTCCTAGGTGATAATTACGAAGCTTGTTGGTTTGTTTTAGGTGACGAAGACTTTCTAAGTTATTCATATGAATACGTGGAGGCAAATCCTTCAAGTTTTACCAATCTCCTTCATTATGGGGATGACTTTCCTGAATTTCTCGCAGAGAAGGCCAATGATGTTAGTTTTATAAAGGATCTCGCTGAATTTGAACGTGCCTTTTGGCATCTCTTTCATCAAAAAGATTGCTTACTAAGTTTTGATCCTCAAAAATATGGAGAGGCCATCTTTGAACAAAGGTTAAAGCTAGTTCCTAATTCATATTTCTTATTTGAAAGTGATGTTGAACTTTCACAGCTTTGGCAAATGCGAAAAGGTGACGTTGATAAATCATTCAATGAAATTCAAAATAAAGAATACACTCTTCTCTATAAGAATCATGAGCGTGTCCAAATTCAAATTTTATCAGAAGGACTTTACTTATTACTTAGAAACCTTGAAAAGTCTCAAACAATATTAGAGGCAGTTGAAGGTATTGAAGAAGAGAAGTTAAGTGATCCAGCGATATGGTCAATTTTCTTTGGCTTCATTTCCTATATTAGTAAGATCGAATTGAAATAA
- a CDS encoding DUF692 domain-containing protein, which produces MHKYGVGLRHTHFPFLEKEENLNHSEVEWFEALLENYMETKGRPYKMLEKVRADYPIAFHGVSLSIAADEDLNLDYMKKAKELYDQFEPFVTSDHMCWTGHAHSNLHNLLPFSYTQDNLDRIADKVMKAQDFYGREMTFENLSAYFTLKNSTMSEAEFLNNLANKTGCKILLDFNNVYVNAINQKFEAQDFFETIDSKNVSQIHLAGFSDLGTHLFDTHSHPVHQDVWKLFKKYCHKFNVPILLEWDEDIPDFPTLEKELLKSKEIYEQQ; this is translated from the coding sequence ATGCATAAATATGGTGTCGGTCTTAGACATACTCATTTTCCATTCTTAGAAAAAGAAGAGAACTTGAACCACTCCGAAGTCGAGTGGTTCGAGGCCTTATTGGAAAATTATATGGAAACAAAAGGTCGCCCATATAAGATGCTTGAAAAAGTGAGAGCGGATTATCCCATTGCATTTCATGGGGTCTCTCTTTCAATTGCCGCAGATGAAGACCTAAACCTTGATTATATGAAAAAGGCCAAGGAGCTCTATGACCAATTTGAGCCCTTTGTCACAAGTGATCATATGTGTTGGACGGGGCATGCTCATTCAAATCTTCATAACTTACTACCATTTTCATATACACAAGATAATCTCGATCGCATTGCTGATAAGGTGATGAAGGCCCAGGACTTCTATGGAAGAGAGATGACTTTTGAGAATCTCTCGGCGTATTTTACTCTTAAAAATTCAACGATGAGTGAAGCCGAGTTTTTAAATAATCTTGCTAATAAGACAGGTTGTAAAATACTCTTAGACTTCAATAACGTTTACGTGAATGCCATTAACCAAAAGTTTGAAGCGCAAGATTTTTTCGAAACGATTGATTCGAAGAATGTTTCCCAAATTCATCTGGCCGGCTTTTCTGATTTAGGCACTCATCTCTTTGATACTCACTCTCATCCAGTACATCAAGATGTATGGAAATTATTTAAAAAGTATTGTCATAAATTTAATGTACCAATCCTTTTAGAGTGGGATGAAGATATCCCTGATTTTCCAACTCTTGAAAAAGAGCTTTTAAAGTCAAAGGAGATTTATGAACAACAGTAA
- a CDS encoding DUF1499 domain-containing protein — MKYLMTLLLLVSCAKEFIIQESSSIDNFTCPAIENCLSSLEKDSSPNYIMPFKMIGASAKENMDIIEKVIRKIGDFKIERNSEYLKVTNDNVHLEFIANGAKKRIEVRSQVKKQSFFSYDQGRKQVENIRFNFYQGNY; from the coding sequence ATGAAATACTTGATGACTTTATTGCTATTAGTTTCATGTGCAAAAGAATTCATTATTCAAGAGTCATCAAGTATCGACAACTTCACTTGTCCGGCCATTGAAAATTGCCTCTCTTCTTTAGAAAAAGACTCGTCTCCAAATTATATTATGCCGTTCAAAATGATAGGGGCCAGCGCTAAAGAAAATATGGATATTATTGAAAAAGTTATCCGCAAGATCGGTGATTTTAAAATTGAAAGAAATAGTGAATACCTAAAAGTTACTAATGATAATGTTCATCTTGAATTTATCGCCAATGGAGCAAAGAAGCGCATTGAAGTTCGCTCTCAAGTGAAAAAACAGAGCTTCTTCTCTTACGACCAAGGCCGTAAACAAGTAGAAAATATCCGTTTTAACTTCTATCAAGGCAATTACTAA
- a CDS encoding chemotaxis protein CheX, with protein sequence MELIEPFLNALLEVFKKQLNIPLLAGEVNPNIEFSEALEIVGLITIKSERITGELAICFPKNSYLAIYNHMFSEQRSEISDDICDSAGEFVNMVLGQAKADINKITGLTVERATPEVICGEKVDESRITGPRTVTIPFQLPGEMNEKKFYMSLTIDE encoded by the coding sequence ATGGAGTTGATCGAGCCATTTTTGAATGCGTTGCTAGAAGTATTTAAGAAGCAGTTAAATATTCCTCTACTAGCTGGAGAGGTAAATCCAAATATTGAGTTTTCTGAGGCATTGGAAATTGTAGGTCTTATAACGATAAAGAGCGAAAGGATAACAGGGGAATTAGCAATCTGCTTTCCTAAAAACAGCTACCTAGCAATTTATAACCATATGTTCTCTGAACAAAGAAGCGAGATTTCAGATGATATCTGTGATTCTGCTGGTGAGTTCGTAAATATGGTATTAGGACAAGCTAAGGCCGATATCAATAAGATCACAGGCTTAACAGTTGAAAGAGCAACTCCTGAAGTCATATGTGGTGAGAAGGTTGATGAAAGTCGAATTACAGGGCCTCGTACAGTGACGATTCCATTTCAATTACCTGGCGAAATGAATGAGAAGAAATTCTATATGAGTCTTACCATTGATGAATAA
- a CDS encoding NrsF family protein encodes MNDNKLINSLVDDLKPIKPLPAPWIRTLVWMGSQIIISVVAIYLSSPIQLKYISNIQFLLQVIVANIALLVGGYLVFANSIPGLLSEKKNLISFIPFLLLFLLLGINYFFPTNFPVEEHHRPHCLLELSILMVIGFAQNYYMLKKGFIAFERSMLTLSFLTSAMIPIIILYFACSFSTEHLLVSHYLPVAVITGVGVLFLKFKNKKM; translated from the coding sequence ATGAATGATAATAAATTAATAAATTCATTAGTTGATGACTTGAAGCCAATTAAACCACTACCGGCTCCATGGATTCGCACTCTTGTTTGGATGGGATCACAAATTATTATTAGTGTCGTAGCGATTTATCTAAGTTCTCCAATTCAGCTAAAGTACATTTCAAATATACAATTTCTTTTGCAGGTCATCGTTGCCAATATTGCTCTGCTTGTAGGGGGCTATCTCGTTTTTGCTAATTCGATACCTGGGCTATTAAGTGAAAAAAAGAACCTTATTTCATTTATCCCGTTCTTACTTTTATTTTTATTACTGGGGATAAATTACTTCTTTCCAACAAACTTTCCAGTAGAGGAACATCATCGTCCACATTGTTTACTGGAGCTTAGTATTTTAATGGTAATAGGCTTTGCGCAGAATTATTATATGCTTAAGAAAGGCTTTATTGCTTTTGAGCGCTCAATGCTAACACTGAGCTTTCTAACAAGTGCTATGATTCCAATTATCATACTTTATTTTGCATGCTCATTTTCAACTGAACACCTCTTAGTATCACATTATCTACCGGTTGCAGTGATAACAGGAGTTGGAGTTTTATTTTTAAAATTTAAGAATAAAAAAATGTAA
- a CDS encoding potassium/proton antiporter: MEQFLNNFLLGSSILLLLSVVLSKSSSRFGLPVLILFLIIGMLAGSDGIGGINFSNFELTHSLSLVALCLIIFTGGFETPFNKIKRDFGRGVALSSLGVVFTTLLVGGFTHLITDIGILESLLIGAILSATDAAAVFSAFKDPNTQVGDVKNILRFESGSNDPMAYFLVSVLLGFIEQGIGDVKDTAFLLFSNPAIGLAGGWVIARAFILINNVIKLDYNGLYPPLTIAALFLGYSVTTKLGGNGFLAVYVFGMIIGNKKILHKNLLTLFFDGMTWLSQIGLFVMLGLLVFPSRLPSIAPTGLLIAVFLTFAARPISVFLCLVKSRFNLNEKIFVSWAGLKGATPIVFASFAATHMGERAHTIFDIVFFVVIISALIQGSTLKIMARKLGLIVEQEDEANFPVDLELLEQTKHGIVQLEIRETDFAVDNRVVDLGLPTGSVVLFIKRHGAFIIPDGATVFEKGDKILLVTKLKEELEKAQECFIKKKIEDLIEEVDDTEELKVA, from the coding sequence ATGGAGCAGTTTTTAAATAATTTCCTTTTGGGGTCTTCAATTCTTTTACTACTAAGCGTGGTTTTGAGTAAGTCCTCAAGTCGATTTGGTCTACCTGTTCTAATCCTCTTTCTTATTATTGGAATGCTTGCTGGTTCAGATGGAATCGGAGGCATCAATTTTAGCAATTTTGAACTAACTCATTCATTAAGTCTTGTTGCTCTTTGTTTAATAATTTTCACTGGTGGATTTGAAACTCCATTTAATAAAATAAAGCGCGACTTTGGTCGCGGTGTGGCCTTGTCCTCTCTTGGGGTTGTCTTTACAACACTCTTAGTTGGTGGCTTCACTCATCTTATCACTGATATTGGAATATTAGAGTCGCTTCTTATCGGTGCCATTCTATCAGCAACCGATGCAGCTGCAGTCTTTTCAGCTTTTAAAGATCCAAATACCCAAGTAGGTGATGTTAAAAATATTTTAAGATTTGAATCAGGAAGTAACGACCCGATGGCCTACTTTCTTGTTTCCGTTCTTCTGGGCTTTATTGAGCAGGGGATTGGAGATGTAAAGGATACCGCCTTTCTTCTTTTTTCAAATCCGGCCATTGGACTTGCTGGTGGATGGGTTATTGCTCGTGCATTTATCCTAATTAATAATGTAATAAAACTAGACTACAATGGCCTATACCCTCCATTAACAATAGCTGCTCTCTTCTTAGGTTATTCTGTAACTACAAAGCTAGGTGGAAATGGTTTCTTGGCCGTCTATGTATTTGGGATGATTATTGGAAACAAGAAGATCCTACATAAAAACTTACTAACACTCTTCTTTGATGGAATGACTTGGCTATCACAAATCGGACTATTTGTTATGCTTGGACTTCTCGTATTTCCAAGCCGACTACCAAGTATTGCTCCAACTGGTTTGTTAATTGCTGTCTTCCTAACTTTTGCGGCCAGGCCAATTAGTGTATTTCTTTGTCTTGTAAAAAGTCGTTTTAACTTAAATGAAAAGATCTTTGTTTCATGGGCAGGACTTAAGGGTGCAACGCCAATTGTTTTTGCAAGCTTTGCGGCAACTCACATGGGGGAGCGTGCTCACACTATTTTTGATATTGTTTTCTTCGTTGTTATTATTTCTGCCTTAATTCAAGGCTCAACGTTGAAGATAATGGCAAGAAAGCTTGGGCTTATCGTTGAGCAAGAAGATGAAGCGAATTTCCCTGTGGACTTAGAGCTACTTGAGCAAACAAAGCACGGTATCGTTCAACTTGAAATTAGAGAGACTGACTTTGCTGTTGATAATCGTGTTGTTGATCTTGGTCTACCAACTGGCTCAGTTGTACTCTTCATTAAGAGGCATGGCGCTTTTATTATTCCAGATGGTGCCACTGTATTTGAAAAAGGGGATAAAATTCTTTTAGTAACTAAACTAAAAGAAGAATTAGAAAAAGCTCAAGAGTGTTTTATAAAAAAAAAGATTGAAGATTTGATTGAAGAAGTTGATGATACGGAGGAATTAAAAGTGGCCTAA